The genome window TTAACGGATAATTGAATAAGAAAATAAACAAAGAATGATTGGATTATATTTCATATAAAATAAAGAGATCAAAATAATCTTAAGGAGCAAGATTATTTTGATCTCTTTGTATTTAATCCATTAACTTCCCAAAGGGAATTCGCTTGTTTAAGAAATGCATAATAGGTATACCGATTGCCATGACAACAAATTCACCAATAGCTGTTGTTCCCCAAGTGATTAAGAAAGGGAATCCAAGTGCAAGATGTAATTGATAGGCAATAATAAACATATTAAAGGTAAACACAAGGGTATTAATAATCATTCGTAAAAGGTGACTTTTAATAAACTTGCTTATACCAATTGTGATTAACAAACAAATAATAGAATGAGCAACCCCAAAAGTTAAATCGTATAACTTAATGGTTGACAGGAATAAGTTTGCTAAAAATACGCCAACGACTATTCCATAAATATATTTTTTGTTAAATACAACAAGATGATTAAATAATTCCGAAACACGATATTGAATACTGCCAAAACCAATCGGCGCAATCGCAATCGTAACAGCGACATACAATGCAGCCACTAAACCGTTCATTGCAAGTGTTTTTGTTTTCATTTTTTCTCTCCCTTAGTTTTTTTACGTGGGATGGTCTCGAACCACGTTATCCAATAACTTTCACACAATAAGTTATCATATAATAGGAAGCCTATGTTCGTCAATGGAATTTTATCCCGTGATGATGGAGGGATAAGGTTGGGTGATTAGAGAGGTATCGGATTAATTGAATATTAATTAATAAAAGCGGAGAAAGTTAACAGAGAATCCGTCTCTGTAACCACAAACAAGAAGAAAAGCAACAGAGCCCAATCCCCTGCACCCCCCAAACAAAATTGTAAATCCTAAAAAAGTTTTCCCCTGACTTCTTCCTGACACATAACTCTTTTATTCTATTACTTGTAAACAGCAAGACAATGAATCAAGTAAATTCATTAAAATAGAATAGAAAGAGGTTGAAGCAAAAAATGAAGAAAAGTATAAAGAAGTGGATTATTAGTGGAGTAACAGTTTTGGTAATAGGGACGGGGATTGGGTCTTATTATTATTTTAGCAATGATAATCAAACAGAAGTAAGAGCACAGGCTAGGTCGCAAACAGCAACGGCAGAAGCTGGTGATGTTGAAATAGAGGTAAGTGGTACTGGAAGCATTGCAGCTATCAATAAAGAGACTTTCACTTCTGAAGGAAATGCAACAGTAGACGAGGTGTTAGTCGAAGTAGGGGATGAGGTAGAAGAAGGCGACGAGCTAGTAACATTCGAGAATGATACACTCGACCCAATTGTTGCAACTTTTTCTGGTGAAATTACAGCTCTAAATGTTGCAGAAGATGGCAATGTATCAATGGGAACAGAAGTTGTAACAGTTACTGATTATGACAATCTAGAAATGGTAGTTAACGTAGATGAATTAGATATTTCGAAAGTAAAGGCGGGACAAGCTGTTAATGTAAAAGTGAGTGCACTGGAAGACAAAGAGTTTACTGGAAAAGTTACGAGTGTAGCAAAAGAAGCAAACAGTGACAGTACTAGTGTCGCAAAATATGCGGTTGCGGTGAAAATAACTAAGCCCAGTGGATTGTTGGTTGGAATGACAGCAGAAGCTACTATCACAACCGATAAAGCGGAAGATGTCGTGACGGTTCCTGTAGAAGCTGTACAAAAGGAGAATGAAGAATATTATGTTCTAGTAGCAAATGGCACAACTACTAATGAAGATGGCACAAAGGAAACTGCCTCAACAAAACAAACGGTGGAAGTAGGATTACAAAATACAGAAGTTGCGGAGATTAAAAGTGGTTTAGAGGAAGGAACAACGGTAGTACTGCCAACATTTGAATCATCAAGTGATAGTGAAACACAAGGAATGTTCCCTGGTGGTGGCCAAATGCCAAATGGAGAAGGTAGAGGTCAAATGCCAAATGGTGAATTCAGAGGCCAAGGCGGCGGAATGCCTTCCGGTGGATTTGGAGGTAGAAATGAATGATAGAAAAGCATGCAATTGTCGAAATAAAAAATGTGAAAAAGGAATATACACTTGGAGGAGAGACAGTTACGGCATTGGATAATGTAAGCTTTACAGTCAATAAAGGGGATTTTATTGCTATCATTGGGCCGTCTGGTTCAGGTAAATCAACATTAATGAATATAATCGGTTGCTTGGATACACCCGATTCTGGTGAATATTACTTGGACGGGCAAAATGCTTTTTCGTTAAAAAGCAAACAGTTAGCAGAAGTGAGAAATCATAAGATCGGTTTTATTTTCCAATCCTTTAATCTGCTTACGAAACAATCTGCCTTTGAAAATGTGGAGCTGCCCTTGGTTTATCGAGGAATCGGAAGTAAGGAAAGAAAAGAAATTGCCATGCAGGCATTGAAAAAAGTAGGATTACTGGAAAGAGCGGGACATAAACCAACAGAATTATCTGGTGGACAGCAACAGCGCGTGGCCATTGCCCGTGCTCTTGCGGGGAATCCGCCAATCCTGCTTGCTGATGAGCCGACTGGAGCGTTAGACAGTAAGACAGGAGTCGAGGTAATGAATTTAATGAAAGACCTAAATAGACAAGGGCATACCATAATTTTAATCACCCATGATTTAGAAATCGCTAAACAGGCTAAGCGAGTTATTCGCATTCAAGATGGTCGCCTAGCAGAGACAAAGGAGGTAGTTGTCTCTTGAAATTAGGACAAGCAATCAAGATAGCTTTTAAAAATATAGCAATGAATAAATTAAGAGCAGTGCTTACCATGTTCGGTATTATCATTGGTGTGGCAGCGGTTATTGCTTTAACCTCATTAGGAATGGGAGCCTCCAATTCTGTTTCCGATGACATTGCCGGCTTAGGAACGACAACAGTTTCTGTAAATTTATCGGGAAACTCTAGTGAGGAAGAGGTTGTCGATTATAATGAACTGATGGCATTTGCAGAATTTGACGAAGTAAAGGCTGTTTCACCAACAGTGACAACATCTAGTACACTCAGAAATGGAACGACATCAAGCTCTGGAGTTACTGTTACAGGTGTTACTACTTCTTATGAAGAGGTACAGGATATTACTTTGAAGTCAGGAAGAAATGTCATGGACATTGACTTGGATAATCGCAATAAAGTAGTGGTGCTGGGGTATAATATAGCAACCGAGTTATTCGGATTCGCAAATCCAGTCGATAAAACCGTTCAAATTGATGGAACAACATTTAAAGTAATCGGAGTACTTGCTGAAAAAGGGGAAGAGTTAACTGGATCTGTAGATGATTCTGTCCTGATTCCATTTACAACAGCACAACGCTTTATCGGTCAAACCTATGTAACTTCAGCAACAGTGCTTATGACGGATGAGGATTCAGTTGAAATGGGAATGGCAAAAATGAAGCAAGAATTATACAATCAGTTTGATGGAGATGAAACTACTTATTCTGTGCGGAATCAATCTTCTGTATCGGAGGCCCTTGATTCTGTTTCCAATACCATGACATTGTTATTAGCCGGCATAGCAAGTATTTCCTTAATCGTTGGAGGAATCGGAATTATGAATATCATGCTTGTTTCGGTTACAGAAAGAACAAGGGAAATTGGGATTAGAAAAGCAATAGGTGCTCGGAAAAAAGATATTATGCTCCAATTTTTAATTGAAGCTATTGTACTTAGTGCATTAGGCGGAATTTTAGGAGCAGCTATTGGAATCGCTAGTGCAGACATATTGTCGAGCACATTAGAGATGACTTCCCAGATTACGTGGTGGGTTGTCAGTGGTTCCGTTAGTTTCTCTGTACTAATTGGCATTATCTTTGGGATTTTTCCAGCGAACAAAGCATCTAACTTAAGTCCCCTTGAAGCATTAAGATATCAATAAGAGGAATAGATCAGCTGGATAGAAGGCTGATCTATTTTTTCTTCTGACAATAATAGGTATAATGAGTTTCATTAGGAAAAAATAAAGCATAAGGAAAAAATGATGAGAAAAATTCTAATTGTGGAAGATGAACTAGCAATTTCTATGGTTTTAGGAGCTTATTTAGAAAATGCAGGCTATGATGTAGATTATGCTTATAATGGAGAAGAGGCTTTACGGAAGCTAGAGGAAGAAACTCCTGCCCTTATTCTATTAGATATTATGATGCCATATGTAGATGGCTGGAGCGTTCTTTCGTTTATTCGTAAGAAATCGGCATGTCCTGTTATTATGCTTACAGCTTTATCAGATACAGAGCAAAAACTAAAAGGGTTTGAAAATGGAGCGGATGATTATATTACCAAGCCGTTTGTAGGGGAGGAAGTCATCGCCCGTGTCCAAGCGGTACTAAGAAGATCCTCCCATTATCAAGAAGATGAGCGAGTGAAATACTATGGCGATTTAAAAATAAATTATGTCTCCCATCAAGTTTTTCTTAATGGAATTGAGGTTCCCTTCACTCCGCGAGATCTTTCTGTCTTTCTCTTTTTAGCAAGCAATCCAAATCAAACATTTACAAGGGATCAGCTTCTGGATCATGTATGGGGAAATGACTATGATGGAAGTGATCGGGCGGTTGATCTAGCGATTAAAAGAATAAGGAAATTATTAAATGGGTGGGATCCAAAAGATGGCGAAATTAAAACATTACGCGGATTGGGCTATCAATTTTATATTCAGGAAAAACAATAAAGAAAAAACGCCTCTTCTATATTATTGGACAAAAAGATATTTGCTGACATTATGTGGAGGACTTTTGATTATCGGGATTATTTCAATTTTGTGGATTCGCCATAATGCTTTGGAAAATCGCTTAGAATTAACAAAATTAGTTGCCCAGGAAATAGCGGAGCATGCTAATGAAATGGTAGAAGGCAGATTGAAGGATATTCGTCTGCCATTTTTGCAGGATAGACAGAAGTTTATCAATGAAGGGCAGCCACTAGATGTTTTTCTAAAAGATGCTGCCGGTAATATCCGCTCTATGAATCAGAACTTCCCACCAGATTCTCGCGAAAAACAGCAGCTAATTGAGTCTTTGCCCTTAGTCAGTGAATTAACGATTAAAAAGGTCACGCTCTGGAATAATCAAAAAGCATCAGTTGTCATAGCCCCTATTCTAAAGGATGGGACGCCAACAGGTTCAGTCTATATCATTCAGCCGCATAATCAACTGCAGCATTTAAATAAGGAAGAATATCAATTACTGGGATTGTTGCTTCTTAGTTTGGCGCTGCTAGGCTGGTTCGTTATTTATTCTTTATCTAAAAAGATGGCAAAGCCGGTTGAAGAGGTTGCCAACGCTGCTCAACAATTAATGAATGGTAACTATCACATTACATTAAATGAAGAAGTGCAGGAAAAAGAGTTATACCAATTGATGCTGTCTTTTAACGAAATGACTAAGCGCCTCTATGCATTGGAAAGTTTACGGACACAATTGCTCGCAGGAGTTACCCATGAATTAAAAACACCGATCACCTCTATCAGTGCTTTAATTCAAGCTGTCAATGACAATGTCATTCCAGAAAAGAAGAAAAGCCAATTTTTATCGATGAGTTTAAAAGAAGCTGGCAGACTGCAAAGCATGGTAGAGGATTTACTAGATTTTAATAGCTTTAGTGCTGGTTCAATTAAAGTGAATAAGGAAAAGCTGAATGTACAGGCGACTTTAAAAGAAATTATTTATCAATGGGAAATTGTCCATACGGAGTCTTTGTCCTCTGCGAAACTTACCTTTATAAATCCAGAAAAGCCGATTTTTACCATGCTTGATAGTGTTCGTTTTCAACAAATTATCGTAAATTTATTAAATAATAGCTTACATGCAATCAAGGGGAAGCAGGGTGGAAAAATAACAATCCGATTAACCCATGATGACCAGAACATCAAAATTTTAGTTGAAGATAATGGCTATGGCATACCAAAAGAAGAACAAGCTTATATTTTTGAACGATTTTATCGAGGGAAAAATAAGAAAGATATCGAGCGTGGGCTCGGCTTAGGATTGCCATATAGTCTTCTGCTCGCCAAAGCACAGGGAGGACATTTATCTTTACAAAATTCAGATGGTAGATCTACAATATTTCTATTACAATTTCCAATACTTACTTAAAAAAAGGGGGCTGTTCGGAATGACAGTTCAAGAAGAAAAATATTGCAAGGAATCATTAGTAGTAAAAACAAGCCGAATATTCCCAATTGATACAAATAACCATAATTCCTTATTTGGAGGGAAACTGATGAGTTATATAGATGATGTGGCCTCTATTTCTGCATCGAGACATTCAAGAAGCGATGTAGTCACAGCTTCAACGGACTCCGTTGATTTCCTGTTTCCTATTCGCCCGACAGATTCTGTATGTTTAGAATCCTATGTAACACATACAGGAAAATCATCGATGGAAGTTTTTGTGAAGGTAATAGCAGAAAATTTAAAAACAGGGGAAAGAAAGCTCGCTGCTACATCTTTTTTAACCTTTGTTGCATTAGATGAGAACGGCAAGCCAAGACGGGTTCCTAAAGTAATCCCCCAGTCCGAGGAAGAGACCATGCTTTATAACACAGCAGAACAACGCGTAAAAATACGTAAAGATAGAAGAGAACATAGTAAGGCATTTGCAAGTGTTATTAGCACCGATATGCCTTGGGGATAAGTTGACCCCGGTTTGGCTGAACGGGCAAGTTGGCTGATAAGTTGAAGAGTTTGGCTGATAACGGGCAAGTTGGCTGATAAATCGAGAGTTTGGCTGATAAATCGAGAGTTTGGCTGATAAATCGAGAGTTTGGCTGATAAGTCGAGGAGTTTGGCTGATAAGTCGAGAGTTTGGCTGATAAATCAGTAGTTTGGCTGATAAATCGAGAGTTTGGCTGATAAATCGAGAGTTTGGCTGATAAATCGAGAGTTTGGCTGATAAATCGGGAGTTTGGCTGATAAGTCGAGGAGTTTGGCTGATAAGTCGAGGAGTTTGGCTGATAAATCGAGAGTTTGGCTGATAAGTCGAGGAGTTTGGCTGATAAGTCGAGGAGTTTGGCTGATAAATCAGTAGTTTGGCTGATAAGTCGAGGAGTTTGGCTGATAAATCAGTAGTTTGGCTGATAAGTCGAGGAGTTTGGCTGATAAATCAGTAGTTTGGCTGATAAGTCGAGAGTTTGGCTGATAAGTCGAGAGTTTGGCTGATAAGTCGAGAGTTTGGCTGATAAGTCGAGAGTTTGGCTGATAAGTCGAAAGTTTGGCTGATAAGTCGAGAGTTTGGCTGTTGCCGTAGAGTTTGGCTGATAAGTCGAAAAGTTTGGCTGATAAGTCGAGAGTTTGGCTGATAAGTCGAAAGTTTGGCTGATAAGTCGAGAGTTTGGCTGATAAGTCGAGAGTTTGGCTGATAAATCAGTAGTTTGGCTGATAAGTCAGTAGTTTGGCTGATAAATCGGTAGTTTGGCTGATAAATCAGTAGTTTGGCTGATAAGTCGAAGATTTTGGCTGATAAGCCGTAGAGATTGGCTGATAAGTCGAAAAGTTTGGCTGATATCAGCCAAACTCAGACCCTCTACATTCAATTTGAGTGTAGAATTCTATTAATCTCAGAAAAAATGCTAAAAAATCACTAATAAAACGATAAAATAGACAATTTGACAACGAAACTACCCCGTTTCCACCACACCCACAAAGCGAATGATCTCCACTCAACCTCCCCATATTAGAAAGTAATGCCCAATCATTTGCTATCTTTTCTCTCATCCAATCCTCAAACTAAATTAAATTTCCCCCCAACAAATGTCCAATATGCGGAACAACCAATCATTCCTAATCATTTCGAAGTACGAAGAAAAGCTTCAGAATATATTAACTTTTCAGAAAAATATACTGTTAAATTTTCTGACAATATGAAAGACACTTGTCTAGAAGAAGATTATAATCCAAACATGGAACAGGAGCAATTGGGAAAATATCCTGTAGTTTCATAGATAAAAAGACAATGATAGGGGGCATATTATGTTATCCAAAAAAGTACTTTCTTTCGCGATGACTGCAACATTAGCTTTAGGATTTATGAGTGGTTGTGCTTCAAACACAAACTCGGATTCAGGGGATTCAGGAGACAAAAAAGTAATTAAAATTGTTACACAATCACCACTTTCTGGAGGCAGCGCTACATTAGGGGAAGCAATTAAATTAGGAGCGCAGCTGGCTATTGATCAACAAAAGGATAAGTTTGCTGAATTAGGATTCGAACTTAAATTAGATGCACAGGATGATCAGGGAGATCCGAAAAAAGGGGTTGCTAATGCTAACTTAGTGGTTGCGGATAAATCTGTATTAGGGGTAGTCGGTCACTTAAACTCAGGTGTTTCCATTCCAGCATCTGAAGTTTATGAAAAAAATAATCTTGTAAGTGTATCTCCGGCAAGTACAGCCACTGACTATACGGATCGCGGTTTAAAAACAGTGAGTCGTGTTGTTGCCCGCGATGATTTCCAAGGTCCTGCTGGGGCACAATATGCCGTGGAAACTTTAGGGGCAAAGAAAATTTTTGTTGTTCAAGATAAAACAGCTTACGGTTCAGG of Niallia circulans contains these proteins:
- a CDS encoding QueT transporter family protein — protein: MKTKTLAMNGLVAALYVAVTIAIAPIGFGSIQYRVSELFNHLVVFNKKYIYGIVVGVFLANLFLSTIKLYDLTFGVAHSIICLLITIGISKFIKSHLLRMIINTLVFTFNMFIIAYQLHLALGFPFLITWGTTAIGEFVVMAIGIPIMHFLNKRIPFGKLMD
- a CDS encoding efflux RND transporter periplasmic adaptor subunit — encoded protein: MKKSIKKWIISGVTVLVIGTGIGSYYYFSNDNQTEVRAQARSQTATAEAGDVEIEVSGTGSIAAINKETFTSEGNATVDEVLVEVGDEVEEGDELVTFENDTLDPIVATFSGEITALNVAEDGNVSMGTEVVTVTDYDNLEMVVNVDELDISKVKAGQAVNVKVSALEDKEFTGKVTSVAKEANSDSTSVAKYAVAVKITKPSGLLVGMTAEATITTDKAEDVVTVPVEAVQKENEEYYVLVANGTTTNEDGTKETASTKQTVEVGLQNTEVAEIKSGLEEGTTVVLPTFESSSDSETQGMFPGGGQMPNGEGRGQMPNGEFRGQGGGMPSGGFGGRNE
- a CDS encoding ABC transporter ATP-binding protein, with protein sequence MIEKHAIVEIKNVKKEYTLGGETVTALDNVSFTVNKGDFIAIIGPSGSGKSTLMNIIGCLDTPDSGEYYLDGQNAFSLKSKQLAEVRNHKIGFIFQSFNLLTKQSAFENVELPLVYRGIGSKERKEIAMQALKKVGLLERAGHKPTELSGGQQQRVAIARALAGNPPILLADEPTGALDSKTGVEVMNLMKDLNRQGHTIILITHDLEIAKQAKRVIRIQDGRLAETKEVVVS
- a CDS encoding ABC transporter permease — protein: MKLGQAIKIAFKNIAMNKLRAVLTMFGIIIGVAAVIALTSLGMGASNSVSDDIAGLGTTTVSVNLSGNSSEEEVVDYNELMAFAEFDEVKAVSPTVTTSSTLRNGTTSSSGVTVTGVTTSYEEVQDITLKSGRNVMDIDLDNRNKVVVLGYNIATELFGFANPVDKTVQIDGTTFKVIGVLAEKGEELTGSVDDSVLIPFTTAQRFIGQTYVTSATVLMTDEDSVEMGMAKMKQELYNQFDGDETTYSVRNQSSVSEALDSVSNTMTLLLAGIASISLIVGGIGIMNIMLVSVTERTREIGIRKAIGARKKDIMLQFLIEAIVLSALGGILGAAIGIASADILSSTLEMTSQITWWVVSGSVSFSVLIGIIFGIFPANKASNLSPLEALRYQ
- a CDS encoding response regulator transcription factor translates to MRKILIVEDELAISMVLGAYLENAGYDVDYAYNGEEALRKLEEETPALILLDIMMPYVDGWSVLSFIRKKSACPVIMLTALSDTEQKLKGFENGADDYITKPFVGEEVIARVQAVLRRSSHYQEDERVKYYGDLKINYVSHQVFLNGIEVPFTPRDLSVFLFLASNPNQTFTRDQLLDHVWGNDYDGSDRAVDLAIKRIRKLLNGWDPKDGEIKTLRGLGYQFYIQEKQ
- a CDS encoding HAMP domain-containing sensor histidine kinase; amino-acid sequence: MAKLKHYADWAINFIFRKNNKEKTPLLYYWTKRYLLTLCGGLLIIGIISILWIRHNALENRLELTKLVAQEIAEHANEMVEGRLKDIRLPFLQDRQKFINEGQPLDVFLKDAAGNIRSMNQNFPPDSREKQQLIESLPLVSELTIKKVTLWNNQKASVVIAPILKDGTPTGSVYIIQPHNQLQHLNKEEYQLLGLLLLSLALLGWFVIYSLSKKMAKPVEEVANAAQQLMNGNYHITLNEEVQEKELYQLMLSFNEMTKRLYALESLRTQLLAGVTHELKTPITSISALIQAVNDNVIPEKKKSQFLSMSLKEAGRLQSMVEDLLDFNSFSAGSIKVNKEKLNVQATLKEIIYQWEIVHTESLSSAKLTFINPEKPIFTMLDSVRFQQIIVNLLNNSLHAIKGKQGGKITIRLTHDDQNIKILVEDNGYGIPKEEQAYIFERFYRGKNKKDIERGLGLGLPYSLLLAKAQGGHLSLQNSDGRSTIFLLQFPILT
- a CDS encoding acyl-CoA thioesterase codes for the protein MTVQEEKYCKESLVVKTSRIFPIDTNNHNSLFGGKLMSYIDDVASISASRHSRSDVVTASTDSVDFLFPIRPTDSVCLESYVTHTGKSSMEVFVKVIAENLKTGERKLAATSFLTFVALDENGKPRRVPKVIPQSEEETMLYNTAEQRVKIRKDRREHSKAFASVISTDMPWG